One stretch of Plasmodium vivax chromosome 8, whole genome shotgun sequence DNA includes these proteins:
- a CDS encoding hypothetical protein (encoded by transcript PVX_119230A; Apicoplast targeted protein. Curated by Stuart Ralph, Walter and Eliza Hall Institute of Medical Research, Australia.): MATVKKCLSKEKKTKFPIFLNIYVVTLLIWTLQCFNNNCFLNKSCKGNGSYYNADGTSLKRVKNRSLGQRGGSFFGPEMEILKDTVVNYLLRNTKKNNNDDRKEMKPEVVEPRYDHPPPRNYRDHHYHNGHEDIRAHDNYDIRDGHVHGKHNRQGPEVMSYYIPEGGSDKERMIQPVYYPTQPAPQRMRYNDNSNTSMISYLKHFLLEQQLFASPVLNKMAPVFFLMFLYYVISAIISNFRHIIALYFLAKIVKLHYNSNN; the protein is encoded by the exons ATGGCAACTGTAAAGAAATGTCttagtaaagaaaaaaaaacaaaattccCTATTTTCTTGAATATTTATGTAGTTACCCTTCTGATTTGGACATTACaatgttttaataataat TGTTTTTTGAATAAGTCCTGTAAAGGCAATGGCAGCTACTACAATGCGGATGGAACGTCGCTTAAAAGAGTCAAAAACAGAAGCTTAGGacaacgggggggaagtttCTTTGGCCCCGAAATGGAGATTCTAAAAGATACAGTTGTAAATTACCTGTTACgtaatactaaaaaaaacaataatgaTGATAGAAAGGAAATGAAACCAGAGGTGGTGGAGCCAAGATACGATCATCCTCCTCCAAGAAACTATCGTGACCATCATTACCACAATGGACATGAAGACATTAGAGCACATGACAATTATGATATAAGAGATGGACATGTTCATGGTAAGCATAATCGCCAAGGTCCTGAAGTAATGTCATATTACATACCAGAAGGGGGATCGGATAAAGAACGAATGATACAGCCTGTATATTATCCAACGCAACCAGCACCACAGAGAATGCGTTATAATGATAATAGCAATACCTCCATGATAAGTTATTTAAAGCACTTCCTACTAGAGCAGCAGTTATTTGCTTCGCccgttttaaataaaatggccccagtcttttttttaatgtttctTTACTACGTAATATCGGCTATAATAAGCAATTTCCGTCATATTATAGCGCTCTATTTCCTGGCCAAAATAGTGAAATTGCACTATAACAGTAATAattaa